The Radiobacillus deserti genomic interval TTCATGCAGTCTCACAACCAATTGATTGCTGTCTTCTGCTTTTTTTACTGCATCTATCAGGACATGGTCCTTCGACAGCTCGAAAAGTGAAGCTGGACTATCAAGCAATTGGCCCTCTAACGGTTGCAATGGCTGGTTTAAATCCCATGCTTCTTGAACTGTTTGCCCATCTATCCAATCCCCTTGGTGTGGCAATAAAGAATACGTGAACGTATGTTTTCCTTGGTCTTGCGTACGATCTGGGAATTGTGCTGATTTAAGTAACGTTAACCGCATAACATAATCTTTAATGTCATAGCCATACTTACTATCATTTAGTAAGCTAACCCCATAGCCTTTCTCCGATAAGTCTGCCCACTGATGTGCTGCGGTTTCAAACTTGGCAAAGTCCCAGCTCGTATTCCAATGCGTTGGACGTTTTACATTTCCAAACTGAATATCGTAGGTCGCCTCGGTGGAACGAACATCCACTGGGAAAGCGACTTTTAATAATTGATTCGTCTCCTGCCAGTCTACACATGTTTGAAAGTCAATCCGTCTGGAATCTGCATATACAATCATGTCTTGGGTTATGATCGATTGAAGATAGGTCCATTCAAATCGAATGATAGCTCGTAACCCATTCTCTTCGATAATCTCCACGGAATTTAGCTGGTTGACCGTTCGTTGCTTTTCTTGATAAAACACGTCAATATCCCATGCATCCCAAAACATTGGTTTATCCTCAAATACTTGGAGCTGATTAGCGGTTTCCTTTTCTTTTAAAACACTTCGTTTCGCTTTTACATCCCATAACTTCGATAGTTGACCTTGCTCATTCCACTCTATGTCATAAAATGGTGTACGAATACTGGATGAGCCTATATGGAATGGAGAGCTAGTCGATGGTGTTTCTTCCGATTCCTTATAACGAATCGTTGTTACGCCAACGGAAGGAACATCTTCTAGGGAAACCATCCATCCGTCTTTTGTTTTTGCTGCTTGTAGGACATCACCTGATGCATCAACCCAGACTCCTGATCCTTTTTGTTCAGGCAACATAACTAGCCCTTTTCGCTTCCAAGAGGCATCATTTAGTATCGTATAAACGCTTTCCTTGTTTATAAATTCGTGCTGAATGGTTTCTATCGCTTCGTTGGCTAACGATTCCGCTTCCGATAATTCCTCGCGACTATCTTCATACACTTCTTGGATAGAGGAACCTGGAATGATATCGTGGAACTGATTACGCAATAGTATTTTCCAAGCATTAAAAAGATTCTCCGTTGGGTAATGAGACCAATTTTGCTTCACTAAGCTTGTTAGAGAACCTAGTAGCTCCACTTTTCGGAAGGCTAACTCCAGCTTCCGATTCATTTTTTTGTTATAGGCTTGGCTCGTATAGGTTCCCCGGTGATATTCTAAGTAAAGCTCTCCATCCCACGTATGGACGTAGTGATCCGTTGATTTTATTTGCTCATGTAATTGATCAAAGAATGCCCCCGCTTTTCCTGTTTTTACATGTGGCAATCCCGGCATCTGATCCAACCGTCTTCGCATTTCTAGCATTTCGCGGTTAACACCACCGCCGCCATCTCCATATCCGTAAGAGATGAGTAGCTCGTTGGTTAAGTCCTTGTCTCGATACACATCCCAAATTCCTTGTACAGTCTCCGCTAATAGCTCTCCGTTATACGTATATTGCCAGCCTTTGTTTCCGGGAATCGGTGTTGTAATGAAGTGAGTCAAAATTTCTGTCCCATCCATTCCTCTCCATTTAAACGTATCATGAGGCATACGATTGTATTGGTTCCAACTAATTTTAGTCGTCATAAACGTTTCTATTCCGGACTTTTTCAAAATTTGTGGTAATGCCCAGCTATACCCAAATACATCTGGTAACCATAAATACTTGCTGTCCACAATGAATTCTTGCTTTAAGAATCTAGTCCCGTGCAGGAGTTGACGGACAAATGACTCGCCTGCAGGGATATTACAATCTGGTTCCAGCCACATGGCCCCTTCCGCTTCCCACCGTCCTTCCTGGATACGTGCTTTGATTTTTTCATAAAGCTCTGGATAGTCTTGTTTGATATATTCATAGAGCTGTGGCTGGGACTGTAGAAAGATATACTCCGGATACATCTCCATCAACCGTAGAACGGTAGAAAAAGAACGAGCTGCTTTTTCTCTTGTATGCTTAAGTCTCCACAGCCATGCTACATCTATATGGGTATGACCAATGGTCCGAATTACAATAGGATGCTGTTTCCCGATTTGTTCTAAAGCGTCTGATAGGAAAGTACGTGCTTCCTCTACAGATTGATAGAACCTATCCGAGCCTGGATATGACCAATCGATAAATTGATAGGTTTTATTGACTGCTTGTAATAGCTGCTTATGCTCAGGACTATGCTCACTTAATACGGTCAATGTTTGAAGAACAGCCTTACTCGTAAAATAAAGATCATCGGTTGCTTCGTGTAAGATTGCTAGCTGTGCTTGTTGGATTTTGTGATCGTGCTCATAGGGAGCCCTTCCTCTTCCTTCTAGACCCTCTAAGCCAGACCAAAGTCGAAACGTAAGATCAACGTTGGTTCCAATATGCTCTTCTTTAAAGAAAACTTCTTCATGATTCGTATCTACCCCTTGAAATGGTTCTCCATTTACATAAAGAAGGGACTCAAAACCAGAGTTGTGTCCACCACCTGTTCGTCCAAAATTAAACAGACCAACAACCTTTTTCCCTTTCCAATTTGCAGGAATGATTACTTGTTTTCTCAACCAAATATACGTGTCTCTTCCTGTCCAGAAATCGCCCACTCGAATCGTATTCCAGTTGCCTCCCTGTGGTGGCTTTGCTCCTACTCTTCCGTCTACATCTTCTTGAAAGTCCAACACTTCAAGATTTTGTATCTGTTCATAACGGTAGGTTGCTAATTCCTTTACTCTTGCCTCCAATTTCTTTTCCGTCCAAAACATCATTTTTCCCCCTTATTTAGGTTGGCGTATAAATTGTTCTGGATGTTCAAAAACATGCTGTAGGATAACGGCTGCAGCTCCTATTAGAGGAGCATGGTCCTGAAACACCGAAACAGATATATCCGGTACTCCATTTTCTCGAGTAAAACATCTTTCTGATATTATATTTTTCACACTTTCTGCCATGGGCGGATATCCATTAATTAAGGCACCACCCAATATCACTTCTGCGGGGTTTAACATGTTTACTGCGTTCGTAATACCAGTTGCGAGATAGGACGTTACCGTTTCCAGTTCCTTTTGTAACACTTCATTACCGTTCCTCGCTTCTTGCATAATTGCATCCATTAACATGGAGGGTCTGTTTCGCTCTAATGCGATACCAGAAGCATAAAGCTCTAAACAACCTATGTTTCCACATCGACAAATCGGACCGTGTATATCTACGGTTGCATGTCCTAGTTCACCTGCACCATTTAAGAAACCTCGGTAAATGGAACCATTAAATAGGATGCCGCCTCCAGTTCCTCTATCCGCAAACACATACAGCATGTTCGGTTTACGATTTGCAAACCAATACTCTCCTAATGCTGCTGCATCGGCGTCCTTTTCTAAACGCGCTTCAACTCCATAACGTGTTTTAAGTAAATCACGAATCTCTACTCCATCTAAGCCGGTTAAATTAGGGGGAGACAACAGCACACCTTTTTCGGCATGCAAAGGACCAGGACTGGCAATCCCTATTCCAATCACCTCTTGCTTATTAGGCAGAGTTTTTTCAAAAACAGAATCAACCAATTCATAAATCGTACCCAAGTCGACTTGAAAGGTTCCATCTTCTTTCCGTACATGATGCTCTGATTCTGCATACACGACTTCACCTGAAACATTAATTAAAGCAGCTGTCGTGCTTGCTACGGCAATATCCACAGAAATAACATGATATCGCTCGTCAGCTAATTGATATAAAATCGGTTTTCTTCCTCCACTCGATTGTCCATAACCTGCTTCCACAATCCACTCTGATTCCATTAGTTCCTGAACAATATTAGAGACCGTTGCGAATGTAAGCTTCGTAATGGGAACGAGCTCAGCCTTGGAAATAGGCTTATAGCGATGGATAGCATGGAGAACCGTGGAACGATTTAAACGTTTCATACTATCAGAATTGCCTCCAACGGGTTGACGCATCTTTTGTCCCTCCTAACTTCTTAAAACGATTTGAATAAGTTAAGTGTATCGTTATCATCTCCTTAATTCAATCCTTATGGGAGAATTACTTAATTTTCACACAGTTATACACAGTATTGTACACAAATCAGTGGAAAACCTAGTTATTATTCACATGTAAACAAGTTATGCACAGAGTTATCCACATAATCACATTTTTTGTTCTTTATTTAGTGGAGGAGCATATGTTCGACACCATATGTGGTCAGTTATCCTCATATTCATCCACAGACTGTGAATAAAATTGTCACTTATACACATATTTTTGCTACAAAAAAGGACTTGTGGAGATAGTTTCTCCACAAGTCCTCTGTTATCCTTTAATAATCTTGAGAACCTAACGTAACGGTTGTTTCTTGTTTCTCTCCATCACGATAGAAGGTAACATTCATTTGTTGACCAGGTTTTTTTTCTTGATACAGATGCTTTCTTAAATCAATAATGTCTTCAATTGGTTCCCCATCCAGATGAGTTATAACATCTAATTCTTCCAGACCCGCCTGATCTGCTGGTGACATTGGCTCAATACTTCTTAAATAGATACCACCTTTTACCGTGTCGGGTAAACGAAGATCCTGTTTCCACTCAATCTGTGCAAGTTCGTTTAAGGAATAGGCTTCCACACCTAAATAAGCTCTCGTTACTTTACCTTCTGTTTCCAGCTGCCGAATAATCGGTAGCGCATCATCAATCGGAATGGCAAAGCCAATTCCTTCTACAGACGACTGGGCAATCTTCATCGAATTAATTCCAATTAACTTTCCTTGTAAATTGATTAGAGCTCCTCCACTATTACCCGGGTTGATAGCTGCATCGGTTTGGATAACTTCTGCTTGCCAGTCGGCACGACCATCCATGTCAAAATCCTGTGGTATCGCACGTTTCTTTCCGCTAATAATACCTTCGGTTACAGATCCAGCAAACATAAGGCCTAATGGATTTCCGATTGCGATAGCAGGCTCTCCTACTTTAACACTTTCGGATTCTCCCAATTCAATAACATTTTCTATCTCGGAGCCATCCATTTCTAGTACGGCCAAATCTGTAAATAGGTCGCTACCTCTTATCTGTGCCTGTATATGCGTATTATCCGATAACACGACTTCTACTTCATCTGCCCCTTCGATAACGTGGTGATTTGTTACTACATAAGCTTTTCCATCTTCCTTTTTATAAATTACACCAGAGCCTGTACCAGCTTCTGTTGCGTCTCCACCTTCCATCCAAAAGCCTTCTTGTGATTGATAATTGACAACCCCTACCACAGCTGGTGTCACATCTCCCACAACATGAGTGATTTGAGAGGAAACATCTACATTCACTTGCTGCAACGGTCCTGATGGAGTGGAGCCTCCATCTCCTTGCATAATTTCATTTCCATTATCCGTTTTCGTATATGGTAATAAATTGGATTCTATCAATGCTGGCAAAGCAAGCACTACAATTAATGCACCTACAATCGCTCCGATAAACGTAGATAAAATCCAAGCACCTCGAACTCCTCTGGAGCGTCTAGGTCTGTAATGATCATCATAATACCCCATAAGACCAATCCTTTCTGTCTGGACTTCATTAGACAGTAATCCGTTCTAAGGACAACGGTTCTAGTATTACCGGATGGGATTACTCTTAAACTACCTCATAGAGATTCGTAGGTGTTGTTGGGTCGGTATCACATAAGTCTACACCATTTCCAATTTGGAAACCTCTCTCTGTTAAAATGTTGGAAACTGACATTCTCGCTAGATCCTTCATGTTGTTATCTTTACTAAGGTGTGCCAAATAAATACGCTTTGTTTTGTTCCCAATAATATCGCTTAAAGCAAGTCCACAATCATCGTTGGAAACGTGACCAGAATCCCCTAGAATTCTTCGTTTTACATTCCACGGATATCTACCCATTCTTAACATGGATACGTCATGATTAGCTTCAAAGATGAGCGCATCTGCATCCTCCACCGTTTTCTTAATATGCTCCGATACATAGCCTAAATCTGTCACGAGTGCTACTTTTTTTCCATTATGATGAAAGGTAAAAAACATCGGCTCTGCAGCATCATGAGATACACCAAAGGATTCTACATCCATATCACTAAACGTTTGAACTTGGTTCGTCTCAAAAATAAATTTTTGATCGAGACTTATCTTTCCAATATGCCCCTCCATCGCCTGCCACGTTTTTTCATTAGCATAAATGGGAAGATTGTATCTCCGTGCCATAATTCCAAGTCCTTTAATATGGTCACTATGCTCATGAGTAACAAGAAGCTTGGTAAGACTATTTGGATCGATATGGACTTCCCCAAGCAAACGCTCCATTTCTTTCCCGCTTAAACCAGCATCTACAAGAATTTTTTCTTTTTCTGTTGCCACGTAGAATGCATTTCCCGTACTTCCAGATGCAAGTACACTAAATGTTAACGTCATTCTTCTCCACTCCAATTTGCTGTATCTAATACTTGTAGAAGTTTTTGTTTTGCTGTATTCAATACTTTGTTTTCTTCCTCTGTATCTGTTTGTTGTTTCGTAATACTAGCTACTACACTATTTAACGACTCTTTAATGAAGTTGTTCTCATCCTTCGTTAATATTAAACCACCTTCAATTGCGTTGACAAAATAATTGTTAGATTCTTTAAAATGAATCTTCCAGGTTGGCGCAAAAACTTGGACACCGTCTTCTAATGGTGCCAAGGTTAAATAACCAAGTGATGGTTTTTCATTCACCTCTAAAATATTGGACCCACTTACTGGTAAATTTTCAGCATTAAAATACACTTGACTTACTGCTTGATAAGGTGTCATAATTTCTTTTTTCTGATCCGCTTGGTCTTCAAGCTCAAGTTCAGACAACATAGTCTGCATATAGGAAGTTGCTTCGTTGTTATCATTAAGAAAAATGAGTAAAAGCCCTCCTTTATTATAAAAGATTGGCTTATCATCCTTAACCTGAAACAGTACTAATGTGTTTGTTGCCTCATTTTTTC includes:
- a CDS encoding alpha-mannosidase, with translation MFWTEKKLEARVKELATYRYEQIQNLEVLDFQEDVDGRVGAKPPQGGNWNTIRVGDFWTGRDTYIWLRKQVIIPANWKGKKVVGLFNFGRTGGGHNSGFESLLYVNGEPFQGVDTNHEEVFFKEEHIGTNVDLTFRLWSGLEGLEGRGRAPYEHDHKIQQAQLAILHEATDDLYFTSKAVLQTLTVLSEHSPEHKQLLQAVNKTYQFIDWSYPGSDRFYQSVEEARTFLSDALEQIGKQHPIVIRTIGHTHIDVAWLWRLKHTREKAARSFSTVLRLMEMYPEYIFLQSQPQLYEYIKQDYPELYEKIKARIQEGRWEAEGAMWLEPDCNIPAGESFVRQLLHGTRFLKQEFIVDSKYLWLPDVFGYSWALPQILKKSGIETFMTTKISWNQYNRMPHDTFKWRGMDGTEILTHFITTPIPGNKGWQYTYNGELLAETVQGIWDVYRDKDLTNELLISYGYGDGGGGVNREMLEMRRRLDQMPGLPHVKTGKAGAFFDQLHEQIKSTDHYVHTWDGELYLEYHRGTYTSQAYNKKMNRKLELAFRKVELLGSLTSLVKQNWSHYPTENLFNAWKILLRNQFHDIIPGSSIQEVYEDSREELSEAESLANEAIETIQHEFINKESVYTILNDASWKRKGLVMLPEQKGSGVWVDASGDVLQAAKTKDGWMVSLEDVPSVGVTTIRYKESEETPSTSSPFHIGSSSIRTPFYDIEWNEQGQLSKLWDVKAKRSVLKEKETANQLQVFEDKPMFWDAWDIDVFYQEKQRTVNQLNSVEIIEENGLRAIIRFEWTYLQSIITQDMIVYADSRRIDFQTCVDWQETNQLLKVAFPVDVRSTEATYDIQFGNVKRPTHWNTSWDFAKFETAAHQWADLSEKGYGVSLLNDSKYGYDIKDYVMRLTLLKSAQFPDRTQDQGKHTFTYSLLPHQGDWIDGQTVQEAWDLNQPLQPLEGQLLDSPASLFELSKDHVLIDAVKKAEDSNQLVVRLHEFTGERGEVELRSNFAINQWQESDLMEKEVGEKQATESIRFFIKPYEIKTFLIDLTK
- a CDS encoding ROK family transcriptional regulator, with product MRQPVGGNSDSMKRLNRSTVLHAIHRYKPISKAELVPITKLTFATVSNIVQELMESEWIVEAGYGQSSGGRKPILYQLADERYHVISVDIAVASTTAALINVSGEVVYAESEHHVRKEDGTFQVDLGTIYELVDSVFEKTLPNKQEVIGIGIASPGPLHAEKGVLLSPPNLTGLDGVEIRDLLKTRYGVEARLEKDADAAALGEYWFANRKPNMLYVFADRGTGGGILFNGSIYRGFLNGAGELGHATVDIHGPICRCGNIGCLELYASGIALERNRPSMLMDAIMQEARNGNEVLQKELETVTSYLATGITNAVNMLNPAEVILGGALINGYPPMAESVKNIISERCFTRENGVPDISVSVFQDHAPLIGAAAVILQHVFEHPEQFIRQPK
- a CDS encoding MBL fold metallo-hydrolase: MTLTFSVLASGSTGNAFYVATEKEKILVDAGLSGKEMERLLGEVHIDPNSLTKLLVTHEHSDHIKGLGIMARRYNLPIYANEKTWQAMEGHIGKISLDQKFIFETNQVQTFSDMDVESFGVSHDAAEPMFFTFHHNGKKVALVTDLGYVSEHIKKTVEDADALIFEANHDVSMLRMGRYPWNVKRRILGDSGHVSNDDCGLALSDIIGNKTKRIYLAHLSKDNNMKDLARMSVSNILTERGFQIGNGVDLCDTDPTTPTNLYEVV
- a CDS encoding S1C family serine protease, which codes for MGYYDDHYRPRRSRGVRGAWILSTFIGAIVGALIVVLALPALIESNLLPYTKTDNGNEIMQGDGGSTPSGPLQQVNVDVSSQITHVVGDVTPAVVGVVNYQSQEGFWMEGGDATEAGTGSGVIYKKEDGKAYVVTNHHVIEGADEVEVVLSDNTHIQAQIRGSDLFTDLAVLEMDGSEIENVIELGESESVKVGEPAIAIGNPLGLMFAGSVTEGIISGKKRAIPQDFDMDGRADWQAEVIQTDAAINPGNSGGALINLQGKLIGINSMKIAQSSVEGIGFAIPIDDALPIIRQLETEGKVTRAYLGVEAYSLNELAQIEWKQDLRLPDTVKGGIYLRSIEPMSPADQAGLEELDVITHLDGEPIEDIIDLRKHLYQEKKPGQQMNVTFYRDGEKQETTVTLGSQDY
- a CDS encoding two-component system regulatory protein YycI yields the protein MQWGQIKTLFILCFLILDIFLVRQYFTSQEEELNTYQTISDEEVLKANVEGLDKLDKEVRKEAIITTKQVDFTTKQDALDALTEQEYTIVGTNTLISELEKPVPIKEKATKEEMKQIISGFVPFGDQYTIWGKNEATNTLVLFQVKDDKPIFYNKGGLLLIFLNDNNEATSYMQTMLSELELEDQADQKKEIMTPYQAVSQVYFNAENLPVSGSNILEVNEKPSLGYLTLAPLEDGVQVFAPTWKIHFKESNNYFVNAIEGGLILTKDENNFIKESLNSVVASITKQQTDTEEENKVLNTAKQKLLQVLDTANWSGEE